The following coding sequences lie in one Phragmites australis chromosome 8, lpPhrAust1.1, whole genome shotgun sequence genomic window:
- the LOC133926930 gene encoding uncharacterized protein LOC133926930 isoform X1, with product MNGDELDQENPERRRAHGPARAVQDLQEALARPSPGATEMTGRPRSSATLPALATTLSQVEKNIIATGEPCRTAKAQENMEFGASIAAFSASMMVAWYFLSPEARGAHNLCYIIPMLLGFACFICGVSLMLLSMNILELTENIVADVQEMASKILSSLCSTLPVVTMLSPLVLCGSKVYKYIGLTLLVMVTAPLALQRWYIGSKAERSDEQAADNEHMEQLEAGFKFISAITNSASGGLFGLLVNYNVTGGSGRTKGAVLVAIFFIFATAIWGLLSMEIRTKVLEIKSPKLRGFIIQAMWLAIIFMLLFLATAVLAEVFAVVEFFMFAAFAPWVFASAVYLFLEHCIHRARIPRDSSANVSLKVHFNLKTDKGIKLTMWSFTAIIGIFGGFLHDHDKIQSLKACLILLTSAFMSGFALTVVTMKPDLSSTSFAAATTVLDWSGAAAFAAAIFSIIVAMVLEIL from the exons ATGAACGGCGACGAGCTCGATCAGGAGAACCCAGAGCGGAGACGGGCGCACGGTCCAGCCCGCGCGGTTCAAGACTTGCAAGAGG CACTTGCGCGGCCATCCCCCGGGGCGACGGAGATGACCGGCCGTCCTCGGAGTTCGGCGACGCTGCCGGCTCTGGCGACGACACTCTCTCAG GTTGAGAAAAACATCATTGCAACCGGGGAACCGTGCCGCACAGCCAAAGCCCAGGAGAACATGGAGTTTGGTGCTAGCATTGCTGCCTTCAGTGCAAGCATGATGGTGGCGTGGTACTTCCTCTCTCCAGAGGCCAGAGGAGCACACAACCTGTGTTACATCATCCCAATGCTTCTTGGCTTTGCATGCTTCATATGTGGTGTGTCGCTGATGCTCTTAAGTATGAACATTCTCGAACTCACAGAAAACATCGTTGCTGATGTCCAAGAAATGGCCTCCAAAATACTCTCCTCGTTGTGCAGCACATTACCTGTAGTAACAATGCTTAGCCCCTTGGTGCTTTGCGGGTCTAAGGTCTACAAGTACATTGGCCTCACCCTTCTAGTTATGGTGACAGCTCCACTTGCTTTACAGCGATGGTACATTGGAAGCAAGGCTGAGAGAAGTGACGAACAGGCAGCAGACAATGAGCACATGGAGCAGTTGGAAGCTGGCTTTAAGTTTATCTCAGCCATCACCAACTCTGCTAGTGGTGGTCTGTTTGGCTTGCTGGTCAATTACAATGTCACTGGTGGTTCAGGGCGTACTAAGGGTGCCGTCCTTGTAGCCATTTTCTTCATATTCGCTACTGCCATCTGGGGCCTGCTCTCAATGGAGATCCGGACCAAGGTACTAGAGATCAAAAGCCCAAAGCTCCGAGGATTcatcatccaagcaatgtggttaGCCATTATCTTCATGCTTTTATTTCTGGCCACTGCGGTTTTGGCAGAAGTTTTTGCTGTAGTTGAGTTCTTCATGTTTGCTGCATTCGCACCTTGGGTTTTTGCATCCGCTGTCTACCTGTTCCTTGAGCACTGTATTCACCGTGCTCGTATACCTAGGGACAGTAGTGCCAATGTGTCCCTGAAGGTCCATTTCAACTTGAAGACTGATAAGGGGATCAAATTGACCATGTGGTCATTTACGGCAATCATCGGTATCTTTGGAGGTTTCCTTCATGATCATGACAAGATACAGTCTCTGAAGGCCTGTCTCATCTTACTGACATCAGCTTTTATGTCCGGCTTTGCACTCACTGTGGTCACTATGAAGCCAGATTTAAGTAGCACCAGCTTTGCTGCAGCCACCACGGTACTAGATTGGTCTGGGGCAGCAGCGTTTGCGGCTGCAATATTTTCCATTATCGTTGCAATGGTATTGGAAATACTGTGA
- the LOC133926930 gene encoding uncharacterized protein LOC133926930 isoform X3: MEFGASIAAFSASMMVAWYFLSPEARGAHNLCYIIPMLLGFACFICGVSLMLLSMNILELTENIVADVQEMASKILSSLCSTLPVVTMLSPLVLCGSKVYKYIGLTLLVMVTAPLALQRWYIGSKAERSDEQAADNEHMEQLEAGFKFISAITNSASGGLFGLLVNYNVTGGSGRTKGAVLVAIFFIFATAIWGLLSMEIRTKVLEIKSPKLRGFIIQAMWDSSANVSLKVHFNLKTDKGIKLTMWSFTAIIGIFGGFLHDHDKIQSLKACLILLTSAFMSGFALTVVTMKPDLSSTSFAAATTVLDWSGAAAFAAAIFSIIVAMVLEIL; encoded by the exons ATGGAGTTTGGTGCTAGCATTGCTGCCTTCAGTGCAAGCATGATGGTGGCGTGGTACTTCCTCTCTCCAGAGGCCAGAGGAGCACACAACCTGTGTTACATCATCCCAATGCTTCTTGGCTTTGCATGCTTCATATGTGGTGTGTCGCTGATGCTCTTAAGTATGAACATTCTCGAACTCACAGAAAACATCGTTGCTGATGTCCAAGAAATGGCCTCCAAAATACTCTCCTCGTTGTGCAGCACATTACCTGTAGTAACAATGCTTAGCCCCTTGGTGCTTTGCGGGTCTAAGGTCTACAAGTACATTGGCCTCACCCTTCTAGTTATGGTGACAGCTCCACTTGCTTTACAGCGATGGTACATTGGAAGCAAGGCTGAGAGAAGTGACGAACAGGCAGCAGACAATGAGCACATGGAGCAGTTGGAAGCTGGCTTTAAGTTTATCTCAGCCATCACCAACTCTGCTAGTGGTGGTCTGTTTGGCTTGCTGGTCAATTACAATGTCACTGGTGGTTCAGGGCGTACTAAGGGTGCCGTCCTTGTAGCCATTTTCTTCATATTCGCTACTGCCATCTGGGGCCTGCTCTCAATGGAGATCCGGACCAAGGTACTAGAGATCAAAAGCCCAAAGCTCCGAGGATTcatcatccaagcaatgtg GGACAGTAGTGCCAATGTGTCCCTGAAGGTCCATTTCAACTTGAAGACTGATAAGGGGATCAAATTGACCATGTGGTCATTTACGGCAATCATCGGTATCTTTGGAGGTTTCCTTCATGATCATGACAAGATACAGTCTCTGAAGGCCTGTCTCATCTTACTGACATCAGCTTTTATGTCCGGCTTTGCACTCACTGTGGTCACTATGAAGCCAGATTTAAGTAGCACCAGCTTTGCTGCAGCCACCACGGTACTAGATTGGTCTGGGGCAGCAGCGTTTGCGGCTGCAATATTTTCCATTATCGTTGCAATGGTATTGGAAATACTGTGA
- the LOC133926930 gene encoding uncharacterized protein LOC133926930 isoform X2, with protein sequence MNGDELDQENPERRRAHGPARAVQDLQEALARPSPGATEMTGRPRSSATLPALATTLSQVEKNIIATGEPCRTAKAQENMEFGASIAAFSASMMVAWYFLSPEARGAHNLCYIIPMLLGFACFICGVSLMLLSMNILELTENIVADVQEMASKILSSLCSTLPVVTMLSPLVLCGSKVYKYIGLTLLVMVTAPLALQRWYIGSKAERSDEQAADNEHMEQLEAGFKFISAITNSASGGLFGLLVNYNVTGGSGRTKGAVLVAIFFIFATAIWGLLSMEIRTKVLEIKSPKLRGFIIQAMWDSSANVSLKVHFNLKTDKGIKLTMWSFTAIIGIFGGFLHDHDKIQSLKACLILLTSAFMSGFALTVVTMKPDLSSTSFAAATTVLDWSGAAAFAAAIFSIIVAMVLEIL encoded by the exons ATGAACGGCGACGAGCTCGATCAGGAGAACCCAGAGCGGAGACGGGCGCACGGTCCAGCCCGCGCGGTTCAAGACTTGCAAGAGG CACTTGCGCGGCCATCCCCCGGGGCGACGGAGATGACCGGCCGTCCTCGGAGTTCGGCGACGCTGCCGGCTCTGGCGACGACACTCTCTCAG GTTGAGAAAAACATCATTGCAACCGGGGAACCGTGCCGCACAGCCAAAGCCCAGGAGAACATGGAGTTTGGTGCTAGCATTGCTGCCTTCAGTGCAAGCATGATGGTGGCGTGGTACTTCCTCTCTCCAGAGGCCAGAGGAGCACACAACCTGTGTTACATCATCCCAATGCTTCTTGGCTTTGCATGCTTCATATGTGGTGTGTCGCTGATGCTCTTAAGTATGAACATTCTCGAACTCACAGAAAACATCGTTGCTGATGTCCAAGAAATGGCCTCCAAAATACTCTCCTCGTTGTGCAGCACATTACCTGTAGTAACAATGCTTAGCCCCTTGGTGCTTTGCGGGTCTAAGGTCTACAAGTACATTGGCCTCACCCTTCTAGTTATGGTGACAGCTCCACTTGCTTTACAGCGATGGTACATTGGAAGCAAGGCTGAGAGAAGTGACGAACAGGCAGCAGACAATGAGCACATGGAGCAGTTGGAAGCTGGCTTTAAGTTTATCTCAGCCATCACCAACTCTGCTAGTGGTGGTCTGTTTGGCTTGCTGGTCAATTACAATGTCACTGGTGGTTCAGGGCGTACTAAGGGTGCCGTCCTTGTAGCCATTTTCTTCATATTCGCTACTGCCATCTGGGGCCTGCTCTCAATGGAGATCCGGACCAAGGTACTAGAGATCAAAAGCCCAAAGCTCCGAGGATTcatcatccaagcaatgtg GGACAGTAGTGCCAATGTGTCCCTGAAGGTCCATTTCAACTTGAAGACTGATAAGGGGATCAAATTGACCATGTGGTCATTTACGGCAATCATCGGTATCTTTGGAGGTTTCCTTCATGATCATGACAAGATACAGTCTCTGAAGGCCTGTCTCATCTTACTGACATCAGCTTTTATGTCCGGCTTTGCACTCACTGTGGTCACTATGAAGCCAGATTTAAGTAGCACCAGCTTTGCTGCAGCCACCACGGTACTAGATTGGTCTGGGGCAGCAGCGTTTGCGGCTGCAATATTTTCCATTATCGTTGCAATGGTATTGGAAATACTGTGA